One Clavibacter zhangzhiyongii genomic region harbors:
- a CDS encoding ABC transporter ATP-binding protein codes for MIRFDDVEVRFGDHVAIPGLDLEIHEGEFFTLLGPSGCGKTTALRTLAGFVEPSRGEIVIDGQVATRLPSEKRRVGMVFQNYALFPSMSVRQNIAFGLTVRKAGKAETDRLVRAMAEQVELSDAQLDKNVAELSGGQQQRVAIARALVLEPRILLLDEPLSNLDAKLRVQLREQLKGLQSRLGITTVYVTHDQEEALTMSDRIAVFDAGRIEQVGTPEDIYDRSATEFVATFVGAINALGAATVARLRDAGASGLDASSRAYVRRERVSVEPRGAVPADPARVRLDGVVAERSYHGSHSTYRIDLGDDDLRAFVAETGTAPLAPGTAVTVGIDPTAILAYRS; via the coding sequence ATGATCCGCTTCGACGACGTCGAGGTCCGCTTCGGCGACCACGTGGCGATCCCCGGGCTCGACCTCGAGATCCACGAGGGCGAGTTCTTCACCCTCCTCGGGCCGTCCGGGTGCGGCAAGACCACGGCCCTGCGCACGCTCGCCGGCTTCGTGGAGCCGAGCCGCGGCGAGATCGTCATCGACGGGCAGGTCGCCACGCGGCTGCCCAGCGAGAAGCGCCGCGTGGGGATGGTCTTCCAGAACTACGCGCTGTTCCCGAGCATGTCGGTGCGGCAGAACATCGCCTTCGGCCTCACCGTGCGGAAGGCCGGCAAGGCGGAGACCGACCGGCTCGTGCGCGCCATGGCCGAGCAGGTCGAGCTGAGCGACGCGCAGCTCGACAAGAACGTGGCCGAGCTCTCCGGCGGACAGCAGCAGCGCGTGGCCATCGCGCGGGCCCTGGTGCTCGAGCCGCGGATCCTCCTGCTCGACGAGCCGCTCTCGAACCTCGACGCGAAGCTCCGCGTGCAGCTCCGCGAGCAGCTGAAGGGCCTGCAGTCCCGGCTCGGGATCACCACGGTCTACGTCACGCACGACCAGGAGGAGGCGCTCACCATGAGCGACCGCATCGCCGTCTTCGACGCGGGGCGGATCGAGCAGGTCGGCACCCCCGAGGACATCTACGACCGGTCGGCCACCGAGTTCGTGGCGACCTTCGTGGGCGCGATCAACGCGCTCGGCGCCGCCACCGTCGCGCGCCTCCGCGACGCCGGGGCCTCCGGGCTCGACGCCTCGTCGCGGGCCTACGTGCGGCGCGAGCGGGTGTCCGTCGAGCCGCGCGGCGCCGTGCCCGCCGACCCCGCACGCGTCCGGCTCGACGGCGTGGTGGCCGAGCGCTCGTACCACGGGTCGCACAGCACCTACCGGATCGACCTCGGGGACGACGACCTGCGCGCCTTCGTGGCCGAGACCGGCACCGCCCCGCTCGCCCCGGGCACCGCCGTGACGGTCGGCATCGACCCGACCGCGATCCTCGCGTACCGGTCGTAG
- a CDS encoding ABC transporter permease, whose amino-acid sequence MRTPVRALLRSPLGVVVLIAALWFIVTFLVFPNANLLVTTFFPDGSFSGRALEKLVSSDRAMRSVGNSLLLATTLAITVNVVGIFIVLVTEYFVVRGSRVLWLGYATTLIYGGIVLAAGYNFIYGRYGFVTAIAQRAFPDLDPDWFSGYFAVVIVMTFATTTNHMLFLRSSLAAIDHQTIEAARSMGAGTGRILFRIVLPALRPMIFAVTVLTFLTGLGALTAPLVLGGTGFQTVAPMIVTFSKSTSSRDLAALLAIVLGVATIVLLAIMNRVEKSGVYFSVAKVATPLQKQRIRNPVANAVVHVVAYALFVVYALPVLLIVLFSFLDSKSVQTGTITLDSFTLRNYATVLGSPDVLRPFIVSLVYSALAAVIVVAGLLFVARLVQRNRNWATATIEYLLHIPWILPTILIALALLQTFDRPQPLIGGQVLTGTTWLLLVAYIIVKVPFTLRLLKAAFASVPQSLEDAARILGARSLTTFRRVLVPLVIPTVAAITALNFNSLLDDYDAAVFLYQPLYEPLGIAIKASTEGEANLDSMSITFVYTVLLMIIMGLTMYLVYGRSGGRARRRRRGRTGPPSVEATAPALAMSDPGAPAPAAPRAPVG is encoded by the coding sequence GTGCGCACCCCCGTCCGCGCGCTGCTGCGCTCCCCGCTCGGCGTCGTCGTCCTCATCGCGGCGCTGTGGTTCATCGTCACGTTCCTCGTCTTCCCGAACGCGAACCTGCTCGTGACGACCTTCTTCCCCGACGGGTCGTTCAGCGGCCGCGCGCTGGAGAAGCTCGTGAGCTCCGACCGGGCCATGCGCAGCGTCGGCAACAGCCTGCTGCTGGCCACGACGCTCGCGATCACCGTGAACGTGGTCGGCATCTTCATCGTGCTGGTGACCGAGTACTTCGTGGTGCGCGGATCCCGCGTGCTCTGGCTCGGCTACGCCACGACGCTCATCTACGGCGGCATCGTCCTGGCCGCCGGCTACAACTTCATCTACGGCCGGTACGGGTTCGTCACGGCCATCGCGCAGCGCGCGTTCCCCGACCTCGACCCCGACTGGTTCTCGGGCTACTTCGCGGTCGTCATCGTGATGACGTTCGCCACCACGACGAACCACATGCTGTTCCTCCGCTCCAGCCTCGCGGCCATCGACCACCAGACGATCGAGGCGGCCCGGAGCATGGGCGCGGGCACCGGCCGGATCCTCTTCCGCATCGTGCTGCCGGCCCTGCGCCCCATGATCTTCGCCGTCACCGTGCTCACGTTCCTCACCGGCCTCGGGGCGCTCACCGCTCCCCTGGTGCTCGGCGGGACGGGCTTCCAGACGGTGGCGCCCATGATCGTCACGTTCTCCAAGAGCACGAGCTCCCGCGACCTCGCGGCGCTCCTCGCGATCGTGCTGGGCGTCGCGACCATCGTGCTGCTCGCGATCATGAACCGGGTCGAGAAGTCGGGCGTCTACTTCTCGGTCGCCAAGGTCGCGACGCCGCTGCAGAAGCAGCGCATTCGCAACCCGGTCGCGAACGCCGTGGTGCACGTCGTCGCCTACGCCCTGTTCGTGGTCTACGCGCTGCCGGTGCTCCTCATCGTGCTGTTCTCGTTTCTCGATTCGAAGAGCGTGCAGACCGGGACGATCACGCTCGACTCGTTCACGCTGCGGAACTACGCGACCGTGCTGGGCTCCCCCGACGTGCTCCGGCCGTTCATCGTGAGCCTCGTGTACAGCGCGCTGGCCGCGGTGATCGTGGTGGCCGGCCTCCTGTTCGTGGCCCGGCTCGTGCAGCGCAACCGCAACTGGGCGACCGCGACGATCGAGTACCTGCTGCACATCCCGTGGATCCTGCCGACGATCCTCATCGCGCTCGCGCTCCTGCAGACGTTCGACCGGCCGCAGCCGCTCATCGGCGGGCAGGTGCTCACGGGCACGACCTGGCTGCTGCTCGTGGCGTACATCATCGTCAAGGTGCCCTTCACGCTCCGGCTGCTGAAGGCCGCGTTCGCGAGCGTGCCGCAGTCGCTCGAGGACGCCGCGCGGATCCTCGGCGCCCGGTCGCTCACGACGTTCCGGCGCGTGCTGGTGCCGCTCGTCATCCCGACGGTCGCGGCGATCACGGCGCTCAACTTCAACAGCCTGCTCGACGACTACGACGCGGCGGTGTTCCTCTACCAGCCGCTGTACGAGCCGCTCGGCATCGCGATCAAGGCGAGCACGGAGGGCGAGGCGAACCTCGACTCGATGAGCATCACCTTCGTCTACACGGTGCTGCTCATGATCATCATGGGGCTCACGATGTACCTCGTGTACGGCCGCTCGGGCGGGCGGGCCCGACGTCGCCGACGCGGGCGCACCGGACCGCCCTCGGTGGAGGCGACGGCTCCGGCGCTCGCCATGTCGGATCCCGGCGCGCCCGCCCCGGCGGCGCCGCGCGCCCCGGTCGGCTGA
- a CDS encoding extracellular solute-binding protein, which translates to MKNRARRLTASLAAVVAAGLALSGCGSSADSGTADPAVSPATGDTLIVYTNSNGDGRGDWVTAEAAKAGFDIQIVGLGGADLANRIVAEKNNPVGDVVFGLNNMYFENLKAEDAITAYTPAWSGEVDQASGDPEDGAYWPLVEQAIVTVHDAKQTSGGDVPKDATDLYSSDYEGKYEVNTRLGEATPQLILAGLLAPYADPDGDLGISDKGWKVVQDYFANGSPAVEGTDLYARLSRGEVSFGTLPSSGIAARDAQYGTTTEVVPAKAGVPFVTEQIAEIAGTKKEERARAFIDWFGGADVQGAFAEAFSSYPVNTTAREKALPAVTELIESLEKQDVDYGFVREHIADWVEKTELEYLP; encoded by the coding sequence ATGAAGAACCGCGCCCGCCGTCTCACCGCCTCCCTCGCCGCCGTCGTCGCGGCCGGGCTCGCCCTCTCCGGATGCGGCTCGTCGGCCGACAGCGGCACCGCGGACCCCGCGGTCTCCCCCGCCACGGGCGACACGCTGATCGTCTACACGAACTCCAACGGCGACGGCCGCGGCGACTGGGTCACGGCCGAGGCGGCGAAGGCCGGCTTCGACATCCAGATCGTGGGCCTCGGCGGCGCCGACCTCGCCAACCGCATCGTCGCGGAGAAGAACAACCCCGTGGGCGACGTGGTGTTCGGCCTCAACAACATGTACTTCGAGAACCTCAAGGCGGAGGACGCCATCACGGCGTACACGCCCGCGTGGTCGGGCGAGGTCGACCAGGCCTCCGGCGACCCGGAGGACGGCGCGTACTGGCCGCTCGTGGAGCAGGCCATCGTCACCGTGCACGACGCGAAGCAGACCTCGGGCGGCGACGTGCCGAAGGACGCCACCGACCTCTACTCCTCCGACTACGAGGGGAAGTACGAGGTGAACACGCGCCTCGGCGAGGCGACCCCGCAGCTCATCCTCGCGGGGCTCCTCGCCCCGTACGCGGACCCGGACGGCGACCTCGGCATCAGCGACAAGGGATGGAAGGTCGTCCAGGACTACTTCGCGAACGGATCCCCCGCGGTCGAGGGCACGGACCTCTACGCCCGCCTCTCCCGTGGCGAGGTGTCCTTCGGCACCCTGCCGTCGAGCGGCATCGCCGCGCGTGACGCGCAGTACGGCACCACCACGGAGGTCGTGCCCGCGAAGGCCGGCGTGCCGTTCGTGACCGAGCAGATCGCCGAGATCGCCGGCACGAAGAAGGAGGAGCGCGCCCGCGCCTTCATCGACTGGTTCGGCGGCGCCGACGTCCAGGGCGCGTTCGCGGAGGCGTTCTCGAGCTACCCCGTCAACACGACCGCGCGCGAGAAGGCGCTTCCGGCCGTCACGGAGCTCATCGAGTCGCTCGAGAAGCAGGACGTCGACTACGGCTTCGTGCGCGAGCACATCGCCGACTGGGTCGAGAAGACCGAGCTGGAGTACCTGCCCTGA
- the smpB gene encoding SsrA-binding protein SmpB gives MPRERGEKVVATNRKARHDYTIESTYEAGLVLTGTEVKSLRQGRASLVDGYAFVDAGEAWLDAVHIPEYNQGTWNNHPVRRKRKLLLHKEQILKIHSKVKEGGYTVVPLQLYFVDGRAKVELAIAKGKKEYDKRQTLRERQDKREADRAMSSHRRLGE, from the coding sequence GTGCCCAGGGAACGTGGCGAGAAGGTGGTGGCGACCAACCGCAAGGCGCGCCACGACTACACCATCGAGTCGACCTACGAGGCCGGCCTCGTGCTCACGGGCACCGAGGTCAAGTCCCTCCGGCAGGGGCGCGCCTCCCTCGTCGACGGCTACGCGTTCGTCGACGCCGGCGAGGCCTGGCTCGACGCGGTGCACATCCCCGAGTACAACCAGGGCACCTGGAACAACCACCCGGTGCGCCGCAAGCGGAAGCTGCTGCTGCACAAGGAGCAGATCCTCAAGATCCACTCGAAGGTCAAGGAGGGCGGCTACACGGTCGTCCCCCTGCAGCTCTACTTCGTGGACGGCCGCGCCAAGGTCGAGCTCGCCATCGCCAAGGGCAAGAAGGAGTACGACAAGCGCCAGACGCTCCGCGAGCGCCAGGACAAGCGCGAGGCGGACCGCGCCATGTCGTCGCACCGCCGCCTCGGCGAGTAG